Sequence from the Methanobrevibacter arboriphilus JCM 13429 = DSM 1125 genome:
TAAATCATCAATTGCACCAGGACCAACATTAGCAACAAGAACCGCTTTAACATCTGAAATTAAATCTATTACCTTACTTCTAGCATTTTGATTATTTCCTTCACCAATACAAGATGCACTAGAGTCTCGAGTTTCTAAAAATTTATAAGTTCCATCATCATGGATTTCATAGATCATGAATTTTTCTGCTCTTCCAAAATGTTCATTTACAAATTTACCATCAGTACTTGCTACAGCTACTTTATAAGACATTGTATTACCATTAAATTGATTAAATTTTAATAAATTTGATGAAATTTATTTTAATTTGATTGAATTTTAATTTTTATTATGTATTATTTGGTTATATATTGTTTTGAGTTTGTTTGAATTTTTATTTTATCAAAAAGGCATTATAAAAAATATATTATAAAAAAGGTATAATAAAAAAGATATTATAAAAAGGTATTATAAAAAGATATTATAAAAACCTTATATCAATTAATAAGTATAATATTATATAAATTTAACTATTGTTATATTTTAATTATTTTACTAATTTGCTATTCCAATAAACATAATATAATTTCTAATAAAAATAATATAATTAATAAGCCTAATCATATAATAAATCTAATATAATTAATACTTCTAATACTTCTTATATTTTTTATATTTTTTATATTTTTTATTTTTAATACTTCCAATACTTATTCTACTTATTCTACTTGTTCTAATTATTTTACTTATTCTAATTGTTCTAATTATTCTACTTATTCTACATTTTACCATTTTCTGACTTTTCTCCTACTTTTTCTAGTTCTGAAGATATTAATCCTTCTAAATCTAATAAATCATCTTTTATTTTATTGAATAATTCATAAATTTCATTCTCATCATCATTAAATTGTTTTAAAGTATTGTTATCCTTTGAAAAGCTATCTTTATTTTTTGAAATATCTTTAATAGATAATAAAAAGTCATGTTTATTGATTTTATTATTTAAAGACTTAATTTCAACTTTTAATAAAGTTATAGCTCCATTAATCATATGAAAATCATGTTTTTTAGTTTCTTCTTCAATATTATCTAAAAAATCAGTCCTTAAAAAGCCAATTGGTTTATTATTTGAAGAATCAGATAAATTTTTAATATCTTCATCTTTATGTTTAATAGATTCTTTTTCAACCTCTAAAAGCTTTAAACATTTTTTTAAGCTAGAAACTACAGATTGCTGTTCTTGAACTTGTTTTTGTTCAAGAACATCTTTATTCAAATCAAGAATATTTTCTATTATTTTCAAAGTCTGTTCATTTATCTTTTTAGTTTCATTCATAATCATAAATGTTTGATTATTAAGCTCTTTTGAATCAATTGAAATTTCAAGTGCTTGTTTATTTAACTCATAAGTATCATCAGCTGAGCGATTTGCAGATTGACTTACTTTTAAAGTGATATATGCAATTATTGCAGTAATTACAGCTGTTATAAGGGGGCCCCATTGAATGAATAAATCACTTATAAAACTCATATTATTCCTCCTAGCTAATAGACTAAATAATTTATATTATTTATTTTAATTTTAATATATAAATTTCATAGTTATAAATTTCATAAATAAAAAAATAAGAAAAAATAATAGTAATAATAAAAATAACAAAGATAGTAATAAAAATAACTAAAATAATAGAAAAAATAAGAAAATAATAATAGTAATAATAACAACAAAAATAATATTAAAACT
This genomic interval carries:
- a CDS encoding NifB/NifX family molybdenum-iron cluster-binding protein, which gives rise to MSYKVAVASTDGKFVNEHFGRAEKFMIYEIHDDGTYKFLETRDSSASCIGEGNNQNARSKVIDLISDVKAVLVANVGPGAIDDLINNDIKPYATSFDIDSALNELIKLDNKS